ATTGGGAAGAAGAAAGGTTAAACTCCCCCACTCTCCCACTCTCCCACTCTCCCACTCTCCCACTCCCCCACTCCCCCACTTCCCCACTCCCCAGTTTCTAGCCTGCCATATTGGTAGGTGAACTCGGCAGATTCTTCGTTTCCGCATCTTCTACAACTTCTTCCACCAGTTCGGTATCGGGTGGATTTGCTCGCTTCAGTGAGGGCATTTCATCTTCTTTAGCAGACGATGATACTGGCGCTCCCGTCACCTTAAATATTACTTCTACCTGTGGAGGGATGTTTTTTGAGGCAGTAAATGATGATTTAGATGCCTCCACTTCCGGGTATGTTTTAAGCATTTCAGTTGTCGAAGTTGCTTCTGCGATCGCAGAAGCTTCCGAATCGGCATCAAGCGCTTCGATTGTGGGAGTTGCTGACGCGATCGCAGAAGCTTCCGAGTCTGCATCAAGTGCTTCGATTGTGGGAGTTGCTGACGCGATCGCAGAAGCTTCCGAGTCAGCATCAAGTGCTTCGATTGTGGGAATTGGTGGCGCTTGAGCTTGTCGAGTTGCCGCTACAGGAGGAGTAGCAGACTTTGGTGTCGCTGGAGTCGGCTTAGCTTTAGGCTTCTTTGCCGCATCCAACCTTGCCATCACTTGGGTTTTAGCAGTGGCGAACAAATCGGCCAGCTTTTGTGGCAGATCGGAAATACCCGCAGGAAGCGATACTTTTGACAGGTTTGACTGTACGTTGTCTTTGAGAGACTCTGCTTGGAGTCTAATCGTTTGTGCCGCCTCTTCCTTACTCGGTAAATCTGTCTGCTGTGCCACAGGGGTGAGTTCCCGTCGCAACGTCAGGGTTTGCCAACCAAACCAACCCAACAAGGCGACCCCAGCTATTTGCCCCACCAGGACACCGCCGGTAATGCGTCCAGCACAGACCCATAACATCAGGCCGTAAAATAATCCGATCCCACTCCAATAAAAATCACTTTTGCGGTGGACTTCTGGTAAGAAGAAAGCGGCAAGGTAAACGCTAAGGCTACCAAGTCCGACAGCCAGTGCCAAGATGTATGCAAGCATATCGCTGCTCTACTCATCAAAGGAAAATTGTATCAAATTGTCTTGTATCTTTGAGAAAATCTCTACGATTGAATCAGTTTTAGCAATAATTAAGAGGTTAGCATCTTCTCAGAGTGAATTTGTAAACTTTTTCTGCTTTGGGGAAACTGCGCTAAAAACAGGAGCTTGGTGATGAGATTCAAGATTTTCAGTTCGGCGGCCATACTTGTGGCGATCGCTTCTTTTGGCTTGTCAGGCCCAGTATACGCTCAAACGGCCATAGAAGCGATCGCCCTTAGTGCAGTGTCCCCTGACGCATCAAAATCGGCAGATGCGATCGCCGCTTTACGTGCCAAAGGGCCAAACGGGTTGCAGACATTTTTAGAGGTTTATGGAGATGAATTGAAACGCGATCGCACAAATCCAGCCATATCATCTCCGCAATCAAGACTAAATGCGATGCTGGATACCATCTGCCAACAGCGAGACTGCTATGAATCTCGCTTGTATTGGTATACAGATTTGGAACAAGCAAAGGCACAAGCAAAAGCAGAAGGCAAACCGATCCTCTCGTTGCGCTTGTTGGGCAGACTCGATGAAGAATACAGTTGCGCCAACAGTCGGTTTTTCCGCATCGCCTTGTATCCTAACGCCGAAGTTTCCAAGCTATTGCGCGATCGCTTTATCTTACACTGGCAATCGGTACGTCCCGTTCCCAAAGTGACGATCGACTTTGGCGACGGACGACAAATGCAACGCACCCTTACCGGCAATAGCATTCATTACATTCTAGATGCCGAAGGAAGAGCTATAGACGCCCTGCCGGGACTGTATGGCCCAAAAGCTTTCCAGCGACAATTAGAGCAAGCCGAGAAAGCAGTCAAGGAATCCTCTAGACTGACAGATTCCCAGCGCGATGAGTTTTTGCGTCAGTATTATCGATCGCGCCTTGCCGAAATAGAGGGAAACTGGGCTGCCGATCTATCAAAGCTGGGCATCTCATTACCGCTCGGCAGGATTGATAATCCTCAGTCTTCAAATAATGTACCCACAGCAGAGCAAGCCGGTCAAGTAGCGATCGGTAAGTCTAGAGTAGAACTGCCCGTCGTGCGTGCAATCTCCCCAGTGCGTACAGTCCTGGAAAACGCTACCGATGACTCTATTTGGGCGAAACTTGCCCAACTCCACGTCGAAGAAGCCCGCCTCGATATTAACAGCCAAACACTAATGCGCCGGAAAAACCCGATCGCCTATCAAGTTGACGAATCACTCCAACGTACCGTTCGTAACTTCGAGCGTTCGATCGCCGCCGACACAGTTCGCAACGAATACTTGCTCCACACCAAACTATACCAATGGTTTGCCGAAGGCGTCAGCACCAAAAACGTTCAAACCTTAAACGAACGGGTGTATGCAGAATTATTCCTCACACCCAGTTCCGATCCCTGGTTAGGACTTTTCCCCAGCGACGCTTACACTGCGATCGAAAACGATGGAATTGGCAGAAACTAGGGGCTAGGGGCTAAAAAAGTCAAAAGTCAAAAGTCAAAAGTCAAAATGATCGTGGGGCAGAGGGCTAGAGAGGCTAACTGTGATTTTGAACACAGATTCCTCTATCCCTGCATCCGCGCCTATCCGTGTCGTGTAGAGGAAGATAGGAAAAAGGAAAAGATTTCAGATTTCAAATAGAAATAAAACCTAAAATCTCAAATCTCAAATCTCAAATCTCAAATCTCAAATCTAAAATGGGCTACCCTGAAGGGTAACTAACCCTACAACAAGTAAGCAACAAGTTTTATGGCACTACAAAACTTTGGTGTGATTGGTTTAGCCGTCATGGGTGAAAACTTGGCGCTGAATGTAGAGCGCAATGGTTTTCCAATTGCTGTATACAATCGCACAAAAGAAAAAACAGACGCCTTCATGGCAACACGCGCCCAAGGGAAAAATGTCGTAGCCGCCTATAGCATAGAGGACTTTGTAAAATCCTTGGAACGCCCCCGCAAAATCCTAATTATGGTGCAAGCGGGTAAACCAGTGGATGCGGTAATTGGTCAGCTTAGACCCCTGTTGGAAGAAGGCGATATTATTATCGACGGCGGTAACTCTCTGTTTGAAGATACTGCCCGCCGCACCCGCGAATTAGAGCCAGCTGGGTTTAGGTTTATCGGTATGGGCGTCAGCGGTGGTGAAGAAGGGGCGCTGAATGGCCCCAGCTTGATGCCGGGAGGCACCGTAAGCTCTTACGAGTATTTAGAGCCAATTTTCACCAAAATTGCGGCTCAGGTGGATGATGGCCCCTGCGTGACCTACATCGGCCCCGGTGGTGCGGGCCACTATGTCAAGATGGTGCATAACGGCATTGAGTATGGCGATATGCAGCTGATTGCAGAAGCATACGACTTGCTCAAGAATGCGGCGGGACTCGATGACAAGCAACTGCACGAAGTTTTTGCCGAATGGAATACTACCGACGAACTCAATTCGTTTTTGATTGAGATTACAGCGGATATCTTTAACTACATAGATCCAGAAACAAATCAACCCCTCGTTGAGATGATTATGGATGCGGCGGGGCAGAAGGGAACAGGTCGCTGGACGGTACAAAGTGCTTTGGAATTGGGTGTCTCTATTCCGACGATGACGGCGGCGGTAAATGCCCGGATTATTTCTTCTTATAAGAAGGAACGGGTCGCAGCTTCCGAAATTTTAACAGGCCCTTCTGGAAAGTATGAGGGAGATCCCAAAACCTTTGTTAACCAAATTCGCGATGCTCTCTACTGTTCAAAAATCTGCTCTTACGCGCAGGGAATGGCTTTATTGAGTTCGGCGTCGAAGGCTTATTCCTATAACCTTAACCTGAGTGAAATTTCCCGTATTTGGAAGGGTGGTTGTATTATTCGGGCTGGGTTCTTGAATAAGATTAAAGATGCCTTTAAGGAGAATCCAAACTTGCCGAATATGCTGTTAGCGCCTGAGTTTAAGCAGACAATTTTGGATCGGCAATCAGCATGGCGGGAAGTGTTGGCGCAAGCGGCAAAACTGGGTATTCCAGTTCCGGCGTTTAGTGCGTCATTGGATTATTTTGATAGTTACCGACGCGCACGCTTACCCCAAAACCTCACCCAAGCACAACGCGACTACTTCGGGGCCCATACCTATGAGCGCCTTGACAAATCAGGTTCCTTCCACACCGAATGGACTAAGGCTGCTGAGGATTCCGTACAAACTTCTACACCTCGTCCTCTTCAAGCCCAAGATCCAGCGATCGCTGTTCGCACTACAGGTGGTGCTGAATAAAGTTATAGGGTGGGCAATGCCCACCCTAGTTTTGTGCTGTAGAGGGATGCGATCGCATTTCTTTTGCCAATTGAATGGCAAATATAAGTAGCTAGAAACCCGGTTTCTTGGAGAAACCGGGTTTCTAAGGTTTCTGGGGTTTGTGGGTGTTACGTTTATTTACGCAATCCAAAATCTAAAATCGGGCGGTAATTTCCTATCAACCATCACCTCTAGGATACTTTAAAGCCAGAGACTTCCTGACGCAAGCTTTGTGCTACCTCGTTCAATTGCCTAATGGCACCGTTAACCTCGCGCAAAGACTGAACTGTTTGGGAAGAAGTTTCACTCAATTGCACCATCGCTTCACTGATTTGTTGTGCCCCTTCGGACTGAGCCTCCATGCTGCCACTCACCTTGTGAAATCGAGGGGTAAGGGTTTGTACTTGCTCGATAATCGACTCTAATTTGGTGCTGATATTTCCCACATCTTCCACCCCTCGTTCTACTTCTTTGGTGAACCCATCCATTTCCATCACCCCAGCAGAAACTGAGCTTTGCATTTCTTTGACCATATTCTCGATGTCTAAAGTAGCGACGGCGGTTTGGTCGGCTAGGCGGCGAATTTCTCTGGCAACAACCGCAAACCCAGTACCGTACTCTCCAGCTTTTTCTGCTTCAATCGCAGCGTTAAGGGAGAGTAGATTGGTTTGATCGGCAACTTTGGTGATGGTGGTGATGATGCTGTTGATGTTGTTGGATTTTTCGCTAATTTGTGCCAGTTTTGATGAGATATTCCCTGTGGAATTGGCCAGAATTCGCATGGTTTTTTCCATGTGGATCAAGTCTTTCTGACTCTCCCCGGCGGCTTGCGCTGTGGCTTGGGAGGTGTACTGGACTTCATCCATTGTCTTCACCAGTTGGCTGGAGGTGGCAGCAATCTCTTTCGCTGTGACTGCTACTTCATTGGTGGAGGCTACCTGTTCATTTATGGTTGCTTCCAATTGTTTGCCAGATGCCGCAATTTGGGTGGTCGAGGTGGTAACTTGAATGCCAGATTTTTGCACTTCAGAGATTAAGGAAGTTAATTTTTCGATGATTGTGCCGATCAGATACCCGACCGTTATAGCGATCGCCATAGAGATGATTGGAATGACTAAAGAGGCTTTGTTTACGAGAGCGAGATTATTTGTTGTATTTTCAAGATTTTCTTTTAATTTGGCTACTTCTTCTTGTCGAAATTCTTGATTTAAACTGTCAAGTCCTCGAACAATTGATTTAGATTGTCGAAGCAATAGATTTACCGCCTCGTCTTGCTTATTCGCATCCCTCAAGCGGACGGTTTCCCTTGCTACATCTCTAAATTGATTGGCTAGATCAACCATTTTGTTATATCTTTCTTTCTGTTGGGCAGTGGTATTTTCAATTAAATCATTTGCGCGTTCAGCAGCTGCTAGATAATTTTTTTCTTCCTTGTTAAAATTGTCCAAAGAATTTTCACTATTCCCAACCAGTAGATAGCCCCTCATCTGCCGCCCCATCAGAGCAATTCTCAGAATCATGTCATCGGTTTCTAAAAGGAGGTTTTGCGAAGCAGATACTTCTTTAAAAATTTCTTGAGTTCGAGCATTATTTAAATAAACTAGGGTGCTGAATACAAGGAAAAATACGATCGGAATTGAATATCCAATCAGTATGCGGCTTTTTAATTTATTATTAGCGAACATTTGAACTTTATCCCTAACTGTGTAA
The window above is part of the Argonema galeatum A003/A1 genome. Proteins encoded here:
- a CDS encoding Ycf66 family protein, with amino-acid sequence MLAYILALAVGLGSLSVYLAAFFLPEVHRKSDFYWSGIGLFYGLMLWVCAGRITGGVLVGQIAGVALLGWFGWQTLTLRRELTPVAQQTDLPSKEEAAQTIRLQAESLKDNVQSNLSKVSLPAGISDLPQKLADLFATAKTQVMARLDAAKKPKAKPTPATPKSATPPVAATRQAQAPPIPTIEALDADSEASAIASATPTIEALDADSEASAIASATPTIEALDADSEASAIAEATSTTEMLKTYPEVEASKSSFTASKNIPPQVEVIFKVTGAPVSSSAKEDEMPSLKRANPPDTELVEEVVEDAETKNLPSSPTNMAG
- a CDS encoding thioredoxin family protein — encoded protein: MRFKIFSSAAILVAIASFGLSGPVYAQTAIEAIALSAVSPDASKSADAIAALRAKGPNGLQTFLEVYGDELKRDRTNPAISSPQSRLNAMLDTICQQRDCYESRLYWYTDLEQAKAQAKAEGKPILSLRLLGRLDEEYSCANSRFFRIALYPNAEVSKLLRDRFILHWQSVRPVPKVTIDFGDGRQMQRTLTGNSIHYILDAEGRAIDALPGLYGPKAFQRQLEQAEKAVKESSRLTDSQRDEFLRQYYRSRLAEIEGNWAADLSKLGISLPLGRIDNPQSSNNVPTAEQAGQVAIGKSRVELPVVRAISPVRTVLENATDDSIWAKLAQLHVEEARLDINSQTLMRRKNPIAYQVDESLQRTVRNFERSIAADTVRNEYLLHTKLYQWFAEGVSTKNVQTLNERVYAELFLTPSSDPWLGLFPSDAYTAIENDGIGRN
- the gndA gene encoding NADP-dependent phosphogluconate dehydrogenase, which encodes MALQNFGVIGLAVMGENLALNVERNGFPIAVYNRTKEKTDAFMATRAQGKNVVAAYSIEDFVKSLERPRKILIMVQAGKPVDAVIGQLRPLLEEGDIIIDGGNSLFEDTARRTRELEPAGFRFIGMGVSGGEEGALNGPSLMPGGTVSSYEYLEPIFTKIAAQVDDGPCVTYIGPGGAGHYVKMVHNGIEYGDMQLIAEAYDLLKNAAGLDDKQLHEVFAEWNTTDELNSFLIEITADIFNYIDPETNQPLVEMIMDAAGQKGTGRWTVQSALELGVSIPTMTAAVNARIISSYKKERVAASEILTGPSGKYEGDPKTFVNQIRDALYCSKICSYAQGMALLSSASKAYSYNLNLSEISRIWKGGCIIRAGFLNKIKDAFKENPNLPNMLLAPEFKQTILDRQSAWREVLAQAAKLGIPVPAFSASLDYFDSYRRARLPQNLTQAQRDYFGAHTYERLDKSGSFHTEWTKAAEDSVQTSTPRPLQAQDPAIAVRTTGGAE
- a CDS encoding methyl-accepting chemotaxis protein — protein: MFANNKLKSRILIGYSIPIVFFLVFSTLVYLNNARTQEIFKEVSASQNLLLETDDMILRIALMGRQMRGYLLVGNSENSLDNFNKEEKNYLAAAERANDLIENTTAQQKERYNKMVDLANQFRDVARETVRLRDANKQDEAVNLLLRQSKSIVRGLDSLNQEFRQEEVAKLKENLENTTNNLALVNKASLVIPIISMAIAITVGYLIGTIIEKLTSLISEVQKSGIQVTTSTTQIAASGKQLEATINEQVASTNEVAVTAKEIAATSSQLVKTMDEVQYTSQATAQAAGESQKDLIHMEKTMRILANSTGNISSKLAQISEKSNNINSIITTITKVADQTNLLSLNAAIEAEKAGEYGTGFAVVAREIRRLADQTAVATLDIENMVKEMQSSVSAGVMEMDGFTKEVERGVEDVGNISTKLESIIEQVQTLTPRFHKVSGSMEAQSEGAQQISEAMVQLSETSSQTVQSLREVNGAIRQLNEVAQSLRQEVSGFKVS